Below is a window of Herminiimonas arsenicoxydans DNA.
TCGTCGAATTTCGTCATTAAAAAACCCCAAAAGTTGGTGTCCAATTTTTGGGGTTCAGTTCAAATCTGCGTCCCTTTTTTATTTCGCAATCACCGTTGATGCGGTAACCGAGTGGACGAAATTACTCGCCAGTCATCTGTGATTGCAGGTAATTCTGGATGCCGACTTTTTCAATCAGATCGAGTTGCGTTTCCAGCCAGTCTATGTGCTCTTCTGTATCGTCGAGGATGTACTGGAACAGTTCGCGCGATACATAATCGCCGCTGGCTTCGCATGCTGCGATGCCTTCTTTCACGGTCTTGTGCGCCATCGTTTCCAGCTTCAAATCACACGCCAGCATTTCCTGCGTGTTCTCGCCTATCATCAACTTGTGCAGTAACTGCACATTCGGCAAACCATCCAGCATCAGGATGCGGTCTATCAGTTTGTCGGCGTGCTTCATCTCGCCGATGGATTCTTCATATTCCTTCTTGGCGATTTTTTCAAAACCCCAGTGCTTGTACATGCGTGCATGTAAAAAGTACTGATTGATGGCG
It encodes the following:
- the bfr gene encoding Bacterioferritin (BFR) (Cytochrome b-557.5) (Evidence 2a : Function of homologous gene experimentally demonstrated in an other organism; PubMedId : 1549605, 2661540, 2644932, 9867433, 7664064; Product type c : carrier) — translated: MKGDSNIIKLLNAQLTNELSAINQYFLHARMYKHWGFEKIAKKEYEESIGEMKHADKLIDRILMLDGLPNVQLLHKLMIGENTQEMLACDLKLETMAHKTVKEGIAACEASGDYVSRELFQYILDDTEEHIDWLETQLDLIEKVGIQNYLQSQMTGE